One part of the Arabidopsis thaliana chromosome 1 sequence genome encodes these proteins:
- a CDS encoding RING/U-box superfamily protein (RING/U-box superfamily protein; FUNCTIONS IN: zinc ion binding; CONTAINS InterPro DOMAIN/s: Zinc finger, RING-type (InterPro:IPR001841); Has 680 Blast hits to 679 proteins in 88 species: Archae - 0; Bacteria - 0; Metazoa - 194; Fungi - 16; Plants - 379; Viruses - 0; Other Eukaryotes - 91 (source: NCBI BLink).): MKSLLGNLRLYKFDVPCESDVGVVLVSYGGTNGWHTCERFRLTRYTGQGRGRGSKAGLSKAFVDLVGWSFMMQRESNISNQIFDYIVSNFSFKDLDIVPPAVWSRSYRPVPIAPPTTEIVDCYQSSESCCLCQKGYPKEDEIVHKTKCNHIFYGTCISRYLLHTPRCPVCSVELPPVDIRTFLFI; the protein is encoded by the exons ATGAAATCTCTTCTCGGTAATCTCAGGCTTTACAAGTTTGATGTGCCTTGTGAGTCTGATGTCGGTGTTGTATTAGTAAGTTATGGAGGTACTAATGGTTGGCACACATGTGAACGGTTTCGATTGACGCGATACACAGGACAAGGACGAGGAAGAGGTTCAAAAGCTGGATTGTCCAAAGCATTCGTAGATTTGGTCGGTTGGTCTTTCATGATGCAACGCGAGTCCAACATAAGTAATCAGATCTTCGACTATATTGTCTCCAATTTTTCATTCAAGGATCTTGATATCGTACCTCCCGC GGTTTGGTCAAGATCGTACAGACCTGTACCAATTGCTCCACCAACGACGGAGATCGTAGATTGTTACCAAAGTTCGGAATCTTGTTGTCTCTGTCAAAAAGGGTATCCGAAAGAAGACGAGAttgttcataaaacaaaatgcaaTCATATTTTTTACGGAACTTGTATCTCTCGTTACTTGTTGCACACTCCTCGATGCCCTGTTTGCTCCGTTGAGTTGCCACCTGTCGACATCCGAACTTTTCTCTTCATCtaa
- a CDS encoding Translation initiation factor IF2/IF5 (Translation initiation factor IF2/IF5; FUNCTIONS IN: binding, translation initiation factor activity; INVOLVED IN: translational initiation, regulation of translational initiation; LOCATED IN: nucleus, cytoplasm; EXPRESSED IN: 24 plant structures; EXPRESSED DURING: 15 growth stages; CONTAINS InterPro DOMAIN/s: Translation initiation factor IF2/IF5, N-terminal (InterPro:IPR016189), Translation initiation factor IF2/IF5, zinc-binding (InterPro:IPR016190), eIF4-gamma/eIF5/eIF2-epsilon (InterPro:IPR003307), Translation initiation factor IF2/IF5 (InterPro:IPR002735), Armadillo-type fold (InterPro:IPR016024); BEST Arabidopsis thaliana protein match is: Translation initiation factor IF2/IF5 (TAIR:AT1G36730.1); Has 4597 Blast hits to 3869 proteins in 471 species: Archae - 198; Bacteria - 234; Metazoa - 1589; Fungi - 711; Plants - 391; Viruses - 12; Other Eukaryotes - 1462 (source: NCBI BLink).), whose amino-acid sequence MALQNIGASNRNDAFYRYKMPKMVTKTEGKGNGIKTNIINNVEIAKALARPPSYTTKYFGCELGAQSKFDEKTGTSLVNGAHNTSKLAGLLENFIKKFVQCYGCGNPETEIIITKTQMVNLKCAACGFISEVDMRDKLTNFILKNPPEQKKVSKDKKAMRKAEKERLKEGELADEEQRKLKAKKKALSNGKDSKTSKNHSSDEDISPKHDENALEVDEDEDDDDGVEWQTDTSREAAEKRMMEQLSAKTAEMVMLSAMEVEEKKAPKSKSNGNVVKTENPPPQEKNLVQDMKEYLKKGSPISALKSFISSLSEPPQDIMDALFNALFDGVGKGFAKEVTKKKNYLAAAATMQEDGSQMHLLNSIGTFCGKNGNEEALKEVALVLKALYDQDIIEEEVVLDWYEKGLTGADKSSPVWKNVKPFVEWLQSAESESEEED is encoded by the coding sequence ATGGCGCTGCAGAACATTGGTGCTTCCAACCGTAACGATGCCTTCTACAGGTACAAGATGCCTAAGATGGTTACCAAAACCGAAGGCAAAGGTAATGGCATTAAGACCAACATTATCAACAATGTTGAGATTGCCAAAGCCTTGGCTAGACCGCCTTCTTATACGACCAAGTACTTTGGTTGTGAGCTTGGAGCGCAGTCTAAGTTTGATGAGAAGACTGGGACGTCGCTTGTGAATGGAGCTCACAACACGTCTAAGCTTGCTGGGCTTTTGGAGAATTTTATTAAGAAGTTTGTTCAGTGTTATGGATGTGGTAACCCGGAGACTGAGATTATTATTACGAAGACGCAGATGGTGAATCTCAAGTGTGCTGCTTGTGGGTTTATCTCTGAGGTCGACATGAGGGATAAGTTGACTAATTTCATTCTCAAGAACCCACCTGAGCAGAAGAAGGTGTCAAAGGATAAGAAAGCAATGAGGAAAGCTGAGAAGGAGAGGCTTAAAGAAGGCGAGCTAGCTGATGAGGAGCAGAGAAAGCTGAAAGCTAAGAAGAAAGCATTGTCTAACGGCAAGGATTCTAAGACGTCTAAGAACCATTCTTCTGATGAGGATATAAGCCCGAAGCATGATGAGAATGCTCTAGAGGtggatgaggatgaagatgatgatgatggtgtcGAGTGGCAAACTGATACTTCCCGAGAAGCTGCTGAGAAAAGAATGATGGAACAGTTGAGTGCTAAAACTGCCGAAATGGTGATGCTCTCTGCAATGGaagtagaagagaaaaaggCGCCCAAAAGCAAATCTAACGGGAACGTTGTGAAAACTGAGAATCCTCCTCCGCAAGAGAAGAATCTCGTGCAGGATATGAAAGAGTATCTGAAGAAAGGGTCACCAATAAGCGCGCTCAAAAGTTTCATCTCGTCTCTCTCTGAACCTCCTCAAGACATCATGGACGCACTCTTCAATGCTCTCTTTGATGGTGTGGGAAAGGGATTCGCCAAAGAAGtgactaagaagaagaattactTAGCGGCTGCTGCAACAATGCAAGAGGATGGATCACAGATGCATCTGCTCAATTCGATTGGGACATTCTGTGGAAAGAATGGAAACGAAGAAGCTTTGAAAGAGGTGGCTCTGGTTCTTAAAGCATTGTACGACCAAGACATCATTGAGGAAGAGGTAGTGTTGGATTGGTACGAAAAGGGTCTCACCGGAGCTGACAAAAGCTCGCCGGTTTGGAAGAATGTTAAGCCTTTTGTGGAGTGGCTTCAGAGCGCTGAGTCTGAGTCCGAAGAGGAGGATTGA
- the ARF17 gene encoding auxin response factor 17 (auxin response factor 17 (ARF17); FUNCTIONS IN: sequence-specific DNA binding transcription factor activity; INVOLVED IN: anatomical structure morphogenesis, auxin mediated signaling pathway, adventitious root development, regulation of transcription; LOCATED IN: nucleus; EXPRESSED IN: 23 plant structures; EXPRESSED DURING: 13 growth stages; CONTAINS InterPro DOMAIN/s: Transcriptional factor B3 (InterPro:IPR003340), Auxin response factor (InterPro:IPR010525); BEST Arabidopsis thaliana protein match is: auxin response factor 16 (TAIR:AT4G30080.1); Has 1238 Blast hits to 1221 proteins in 61 species: Archae - 0; Bacteria - 0; Metazoa - 4; Fungi - 0; Plants - 1226; Viruses - 0; Other Eukaryotes - 8 (source: NCBI BLink).) has translation MSPPSATAGDINHREVDPTIWRACAGASVQIPVLHSRVYYFPQGHVEHCCPLLSTLPSSTSPVPCIITSIQLLADPVTDEVFAHLILQPMTQQQFTPTNYSRFGRFDGDVDDNNKVTTFAKILTPSDANNGGGFSVPRFCADSVFPLLNFQIDPPVQKLYVTDIHGAVWDFRHIYRGTPRRHLLTTGWSKFVNSKKLIAGDSVVFMRKSADEMFIGVRRTPISSSDGGSSYYGGDEYNGYYSQSSVAKEDDGSPKKTFRRSGNGKLTAEAVTDAINRASQGLPFEVVFYPAAGWSEFVVRAEDVESSMSMYWTPGTRVKMAMETEDSSRITWFQGIVSSTYQETGPWRGSPWKQLQITWDEPEILQNVKRVNPWQVEIAAHATQLHTPFPPAKRLKYPQPGGGFLSGDDGEILYPQSGLSSAAAPDPSPSMFSYSTFPAGMQGARQYDFGSFNPTGFIGGNPPQLFTNNFLSPLPDLGKVSTEMMNFGSPPSDNLSPNSNTTNLSSGNDLVGNRGPLSKKVNSIQLFGKIITVEEHSESGPAESGLCEEDGSKESSDNETQLSLSHAPPSVPKHSNSNAGSSSQG, from the exons ATGTCACCGCCGTCGGCAACCGCCGGTGACATCAACCACCGTGAAGTAGACCCGACGATCTGGCGCGCTTGTGCTGGAGCCTCCGTCCAGATCCCTGTCCTTCACTCTAGGGTTTACTACTTTCCACAAGGTCACGTTGAGCACTGTTGCCCTCTCCTCTCTACTCTTCCTTCCTCCACCTCGCCGGTTCCATGTATCATCACTTCAATTCAGTTGCTCGCCGATCCGGTCACCGACGAGGTCTTTGCTCACCTTATTCTTCAACCGATGACGCAGCAGCAGTTTACTCCGACTAATTATTCACGATTCGGCAGATTCGATGGCGATGTTGATGATAACAACAAGGTGACTACCTTCGCCAAAATTCTCACGCCTTCTGATGCTAACAATGGAGGTGGCTTCTCCGTTCCTCGTTTCTGTGCTGATTCCGTCTTCCCTCTGCTTAATTTTCAAATCGATCCACCGGTTCAGAAGCTCTACGTCACTGATATCCATGGAGCTGTTTGGGATTTCAGGCATATCTATCGCGGTACACCGAGGCGTCACTTGCTAACAACGGGATGGAGTAAGTTCGTCAATAGCAAGAAGCTCATCGCTGGAGATTCGGTGGTGTTTATGAGAAAATCTGCAGATGAGATGTTCATCGGCGTTAGGAGAACTCCGATCTCAAGCAGCGACGGAGGAAGTAGCTATTACGGAGGAGATGAGTATAACGGTTACTACAGTCAGAGTAGCGTTGCCAAGGAAGATGATGGGAGTCCGAAGAAGACGTTTAGGAGATCTGGGAATGGTAAGTTGACTGCTGAGGCTGTGACGGATGCGATCAATAGAGCGTCTCAGGGATTACCATTTGAGGTGGTGTTTTATCCGGCTGCTGGATGGTCTGAGTTTGTTGTGAGAGCTGAAGATGTTGAGTCTTCAATGTCTATGTATTGGACTCCTGGGACTCGAGTCAAGATGGCTATGGAGACTGAAGATTCTTCTCGGATCACATGGTTTCAAGGCATCGTTTCCTCTACTTATCAGGAGACCGGTCCATGGCGTGGATCTCCATGGAAGCAGCTTCAG ATCACATGGGATGAACCTGAGATTCTGCAAAACGTGAAGAGGGTGAATCCATGGCAAGTGGAAATTGCTGCACATGCAACTCAACTGCATACCCCTTTCCCTCCAGCAAAGAGGTTGAAGTATCCACAACCCGGAGGAGGGTTCTTGAGTGGAGATGATGGAGAAATCCTTTATCCTCAAAGTGGACTGTCTAGTGCAGCAGCACCTGATCCAAGTCCTTCTATGTTCTCGTATTCTACATTTCCTGCTGGCATGCAGGGAGCCAGGCAATATGATTTTGGGTCTTTCAATCCAACCGGATTCATTGGAGGAAATCCTCCCCAGCTATTCACCAATAACTTCTTAAGTCCGCTTCCTGATTTGGGAAAAGTGTCGACTGAGATGATGAACTTTGGCAGTCCGCCATCAGATAACTTATCGCCTAATAGCAACACCACTAATCTGTCCTCTGGAAATGACCTGGTTGGAAACCGAGGCCCCCTTTCAAAGAAAGTTAACTCGATTCAGTTGTTTGGCAAGATCATTACCGTGGAGGAGCATTCTGAGAGCGGTCCTGCAGAGTCTGGCTTGTGTGAAGAGGATGGCAGCAAAGAGTCCAGCGACAATGAGACACAGTTGTCCTTATCACATGCTCCTCCAAGCGTGCCTAAACATTCCAACAGCAACGCAGGTTCTAGCTCCCAAG gttaa
- the ARF17 gene encoding auxin response factor 17, with product MSPPSATAGDINHREVDPTIWRACAGASVQIPVLHSRVYYFPQGHVEHCCPLLSTLPSSTSPVPCIITSIQLLADPVTDEVFAHLILQPMTQQQFTPTNYSRFGRFDGDVDDNNKVTTFAKILTPSDANNGGGFSVPRFCADSVFPLLNFQIDPPVQKLYVTDIHGAVWDFRHIYRGTPRRHLLTTGWSKFVNSKKLIAGDSVVFMRKSADEMFIGVRRTPISSSDGGSSYYGGDEYNGYYSQSSVAKEDDGSPKKTFRRSGNGKLTAEAVTDAINRASQGLPFEVVFYPAAGWSEFVVRAEDVESSMSMYWTPGTRVKMAMETEDSSRITWFQGIVSSTYQETGPWRGSPWKQLQITWDEPEILQNVKRVNPWQVEIAAHATQLHTPFPPAKRLKYPQPGGGFLSGDDGEILYPQSGLSSAAAPDPSPSMFSYSTFPAGMQGARQYDFGSFNPTGFIGGNPPQLFTNNFLSPLPDLGKVSTEMMNFGSPPSDNLSPNSNTTNLSSGNDLVGNRGPLSKKVNSIQLFGKIITVEEHSESGPAESGLCEEDGSKESSDNETQLSLSHAPPSVPKHSNSNAGSSSQGIFRSLSSTIIN from the exons ATGTCACCGCCGTCGGCAACCGCCGGTGACATCAACCACCGTGAAGTAGACCCGACGATCTGGCGCGCTTGTGCTGGAGCCTCCGTCCAGATCCCTGTCCTTCACTCTAGGGTTTACTACTTTCCACAAGGTCACGTTGAGCACTGTTGCCCTCTCCTCTCTACTCTTCCTTCCTCCACCTCGCCGGTTCCATGTATCATCACTTCAATTCAGTTGCTCGCCGATCCGGTCACCGACGAGGTCTTTGCTCACCTTATTCTTCAACCGATGACGCAGCAGCAGTTTACTCCGACTAATTATTCACGATTCGGCAGATTCGATGGCGATGTTGATGATAACAACAAGGTGACTACCTTCGCCAAAATTCTCACGCCTTCTGATGCTAACAATGGAGGTGGCTTCTCCGTTCCTCGTTTCTGTGCTGATTCCGTCTTCCCTCTGCTTAATTTTCAAATCGATCCACCGGTTCAGAAGCTCTACGTCACTGATATCCATGGAGCTGTTTGGGATTTCAGGCATATCTATCGCGGTACACCGAGGCGTCACTTGCTAACAACGGGATGGAGTAAGTTCGTCAATAGCAAGAAGCTCATCGCTGGAGATTCGGTGGTGTTTATGAGAAAATCTGCAGATGAGATGTTCATCGGCGTTAGGAGAACTCCGATCTCAAGCAGCGACGGAGGAAGTAGCTATTACGGAGGAGATGAGTATAACGGTTACTACAGTCAGAGTAGCGTTGCCAAGGAAGATGATGGGAGTCCGAAGAAGACGTTTAGGAGATCTGGGAATGGTAAGTTGACTGCTGAGGCTGTGACGGATGCGATCAATAGAGCGTCTCAGGGATTACCATTTGAGGTGGTGTTTTATCCGGCTGCTGGATGGTCTGAGTTTGTTGTGAGAGCTGAAGATGTTGAGTCTTCAATGTCTATGTATTGGACTCCTGGGACTCGAGTCAAGATGGCTATGGAGACTGAAGATTCTTCTCGGATCACATGGTTTCAAGGCATCGTTTCCTCTACTTATCAGGAGACCGGTCCATGGCGTGGATCTCCATGGAAGCAGCTTCAG ATCACATGGGATGAACCTGAGATTCTGCAAAACGTGAAGAGGGTGAATCCATGGCAAGTGGAAATTGCTGCACATGCAACTCAACTGCATACCCCTTTCCCTCCAGCAAAGAGGTTGAAGTATCCACAACCCGGAGGAGGGTTCTTGAGTGGAGATGATGGAGAAATCCTTTATCCTCAAAGTGGACTGTCTAGTGCAGCAGCACCTGATCCAAGTCCTTCTATGTTCTCGTATTCTACATTTCCTGCTGGCATGCAGGGAGCCAGGCAATATGATTTTGGGTCTTTCAATCCAACCGGATTCATTGGAGGAAATCCTCCCCAGCTATTCACCAATAACTTCTTAAGTCCGCTTCCTGATTTGGGAAAAGTGTCGACTGAGATGATGAACTTTGGCAGTCCGCCATCAGATAACTTATCGCCTAATAGCAACACCACTAATCTGTCCTCTGGAAATGACCTGGTTGGAAACCGAGGCCCCCTTTCAAAGAAAGTTAACTCGATTCAGTTGTTTGGCAAGATCATTACCGTGGAGGAGCATTCTGAGAGCGGTCCTGCAGAGTCTGGCTTGTGTGAAGAGGATGGCAGCAAAGAGTCCAGCGACAATGAGACACAGTTGTCCTTATCACATGCTCCTCCAAGCGTGCCTAAACATTCCAACAGCAACGCAGGTTCTAGCTCCCAAGGTATATTCCGATCTCTCTCAAGTACAATAATCAATTGA
- a CDS encoding BPS1-like protein (unknown protein; BEST Arabidopsis thaliana protein match is: unknown protein (TAIR:AT1G22030.1); Has 120 Blast hits to 120 proteins in 17 species: Archae - 0; Bacteria - 0; Metazoa - 0; Fungi - 0; Plants - 120; Viruses - 0; Other Eukaryotes - 0 (source: NCBI BLink).) yields MDQSCSNSVNGFYSFLNRSMEDLERVYISNNFMSLQFLQRVICLLRTSHSHLTLLVQKLNLPVGDKWLDDYMDETSKLWDVCHVIKSAISTIESFCSSAISITSTLDGHYHHRRLLSPQISRQVIRAISGCRREAVGIEEENRALMENRIQRFPFWSEQVTTTGMESSKIQNGFSGFRGVMNTMKNINSLLLVILMQGLVYYIPGDTTVPTGTMMRLKQRVAAEMERIGVRKGMMMYEYRRSKTAMEELKVELERRCCGGGGEEEAVEKGLRERIENLKGSVGSLRNGTESIVAQIDDFFDDIVDGRKMLLDYCSHR; encoded by the exons ATGGATCAGTCTTGTTCAAACTCAGTAAACGGATTCTACTCGTTTCTAAACAGATCAATGGAAGATCTCGAAAGGGTTTATATCTCCAACAACTTCATGTCCTTACAGTTCCTACAGAGAGTCATCTGTCTTCTAAGAACCTCTCACTCTCATCTCACACTTCTTGTCCAGAAACTTAACCTCCCTGTCGGTGACAAGTGGCTTGACGACTACATGGACGAAACTTCCAAGCTTTGGGACGTCTGCCACGTCATCAAATCCGCTATCTCCACCATCGAAAGCTTTTGCTCCTCCGCTATCTCCATCACCTCCACCCTCGACGGCCACTACCACCACCGTCGTCTCCTCTCCCCTCAGATTTCCCGGCAG GTGATACGAGCGATATCTGGATGTAGGAGAGAAGCGGTGgggatagaagaagaaaacagagcattaaTGGAGAATCGTATTCAAAGGTTTCCTTTTTGGTCGGAGCAAGTTACTACGACGGGGATGGAGTCTTCCAAGATACAGAACGGTTTCAGCGGTTTCAGAGGAGTGATGAACACTATGAAGAACATAAACTCGTTACTTCTCGTGATCTTGATGCAAGGTCTTGTTTATTACATTCCCGGAGACACGACGGTTCCGACGGGGACGATGATGAGGTTAAAGCAGAGAGTGGCGGCGGAAATGGAGAGGATAGGGGTGAGGAAAGGAATGATGATGTACGAGTATAGGAGAAGCAAGACGGCGATGGAGGAGCTTAAGGTGGAGCTGGAACGGCGGTGttgcggcggcggaggagaggaggaggcggtggagaaggggttgagagagagaattgaGAATTTGAAAGGAAGTGTTGGGAGTTTGAGGAATGGAACAGAGAGTATTGTTGCTCAGATTGATGATTTCTTTGATGATATTGTTGATGGTAGGAAAATGCTTTTGGATTATTGTAGCCACAGGTGA